The Lycium barbarum isolate Lr01 chromosome 12, ASM1917538v2, whole genome shotgun sequence genome includes a region encoding these proteins:
- the LOC132624394 gene encoding probable pectinesterase/pectinesterase inhibitor 46, which yields MFKGKWHGENITKIKEQELRKKCQDLLPCTILYFYTLELVREEQKKTREGKEKSTHQKMAFPNENDHESVAARKKTVKRISIIAISSIVFVGCTVAAIVGITLGKNNGKNNGSESKSFSTAIKAVCDITLYPQSCYNSLGPLATSDNLKPQDIYKLSVQVAVNELSRASDEFFNLPELKNISDPMTVKALQSCHDLLSLALDSLNESLSIPKKSLSDAFSDLKTSLSAAGTYQQTCIDGFGNITYAFASIASHNLKNSAEYTSNSLAIIDNINQSIQNSMDSINSLGGIGRRRLLTNLDGDFPSWMGSKVRKLLQSSKGNNLKVDVVVAKDGTGHFRSIGEALEVVPEKSEKRIVIYVKKGVYVENVRVEKKKWNVMMVGDGMDATIVSGSLNFIDGTPTFQTATFAVFGQGFIARDMGFRNTAGAAKHQAVALMSTADLSVFYRCKFDAYQDTLYPHSNRQFYRECAIYGTVDFIFGNSAVVFQNCLILPKKPMPGQQITITAQGKIDPNQNTGLAFQNCTVWPSANLTGVNTFLGRPWKNYSTTVFMHTTMASFIDPKGWLPWVGNTAPDTIFYAEYKNFGPGAVTKNRVTWKGLKLNITSKEANKFSVKQFVQGDKWLPSTGVTFKKDI from the exons ATGTTCAAGGGTAAGTGGCATGGGGAAAATAtcacaaaaattaaagaacaagaaCTTCGAAAGAAGTGTCAG GATCTTCTCCCTTGCACAATATTGTACTTttatactttagagctggttcgG GAAGAgcaaaaaaaaacaagagaaggGAAAGAAAAAAGTACTCATCAAAAAATGGCCTTTCCTAatgaaaatgatcacgaaagtgTAGCTGCTCGCAAAAAAACAGTCAAGAGGATCAGTATTATTGCTATTTCCTCCATAGTTTTTGTTGGTTGTACTGTGGCTGCTATAGTTGGAATAACACTTGGCAAAAACAATGGAAAAAACAATGGCAGTGAATCAAAGTCTTTTTCCACAGCCATCAAAGCTGTTTGTGACATAACATTGTACCCTCAATCATGTTACAACAGCCTTGGCCCTCTAGCCACATCAGACAACCTTAAACCTCAAGATATTTACAAATTATCCGTCCAAGTTGCTGTCAACGAGTTGTCTAGAGCATCGGATGAGTTCTTCAATTTACCAGAATTGAAGAACATTTCCGATCCTATGACTGTTAAGGCCTTACAAAGTTGTCATGATCTTCTCTCACTTGCACTAGATAGTCTGAATGAATCACTTTCGATCCCCAAAAAGTCGTTGTCTGACGCGTTTTCTGATCTCAAGACGAGTCTGAGTGCAGCTGGAACTTACCAGCAAACATGCATCGATGGTTTTGGAAATATAACTTATGCTTTTGCTAGTATTGCTTCACATAACCTTAAGAATTCAGCGGAGTATACTAGTAACAGCTTGGCTATCATTGATAATATCAATCAATCGATTCAGAATTCAATGGACTCGATTAATTCATTGGGTGGAATTGGAAGAAGGCGTCTTTTGACTAATCTTGATGGAGATTTTCCAAGCTGGATGGGTTCAAAAGTTAGGAAATTGCTTCAATCTTCAAAGGGGAATAATTTGAAGGTGGATGTTGTGGTAGCTAAAGATGGCACAGGGCATTTTAGGAGTATTGGTGAGGCTCTTGAGGTTGTGCCTGAGAAGAGTGAAAAGAGGATTGTGATATATGTGAAGAAGGGTGTTTATGTTGAGAATGTTAGGGTTGAGAAGAAGAAATGGAATGTGATGATGGTTGGTGATGGCATGGATGCTACCATTGTTTCTGGCTCTCTTAACTTTATAGATGGCACTCCCACTTTCCAAACTGCAACTTTTG CTGTGTTTGGCCAGGGATTTATCGCTCGTGATATGGGGTTCCGCAACACAGCAGGTGCAGCCAAGCATCAAGCAGTGGCTCTAATGTCAACTGCTGATCTCTCTGTCTTTTATCGCTGCAAATTCGACGCGTACCAAGACACACTCTACCCACACTCCAATCGCCAATTCTACAGAGAATGCGCTATCTATGGCACAGTAGACTTCATATTTGGAAACTCAGCAGTTGTTTTCCAGAACTGCCTCATACTTCCTAAGAAACCAATGCCTGGCCAGCAGATCACCATCACAGCTCAAGGCAAAATCGACCCTAATCAAAACACTGGCCTTGCTTTTCAGAATTGCACTGTTTGGCCCTCAGCTAACCTTACTGGAGTCAATACTTTCTTGGGTAGGCCATGGAAGAACTATTCCACAACCGTTTTTATGCATACAACAATGGCTAGCTTTATTGATCCTAAAGGATGGTTGCCTTGGGTGGGTAATACAGCACCAGATACTATTTTCTATGCTGAGTACAAAAACTTTGGCCCTGGGGCTGTGACTAAAAATAGAGTCACCTGGAAGGGATTGAAATTGAACATTACTAGTAAAGAAGCTAACAAGTTTTCTGTGAAGCAGTTCGTTCAGGGTGACAAATGGCTCCCATCAACTGGAGTCACCTTCAAGAAGGATATCTGA
- the LOC132621141 gene encoding vacuolar-sorting receptor 6-like codes for MSSLFFLVVLCFLIVSKVVVTEARFIVEKNSISVLSPYSMHSKHDASIGNFGVPDYGGSLVGTVVYPKKGANGCTSFGGDKPFKSKGHRPNILLLDRGDCYFALKVWNGQQAGAAAVLVADSIEEPLITMDSPEESSDADGYIEKIGIPSALIGKSSGDILKEALNKGEEVVIKMDWTESMPHPDQRVEYELWTNSNDECGVRCDEQMNFIKNFKGHAQILEKGGYTMFTPHYITWYCPEAFILSSQCKSQCINHGRYCAPDPEKDFGEGYQGKDVVFENLRQLCVHRVANESNRSWVWWDYVTDFHIRCSMKQKRYSKECAEEVMKSLDLPVDKIQKCMGDPEANVENEVLKTEQDLQVGRGPRGDVTILPTMVINDVQYRGKLERTAVLKAICAGFKETTEPSICLSGDLETNECLERNGGCWRDAKSNITACKDTFRGRVCKCPSVNGVQYKGDGYKSCKAIGPGRCMVNNGGCWSETKNGETFSACSEGDLSGCKCPFGFKGDGHKCEDVDECKEGIVCQCDGCSCKNTWGGYDCKCTGNQLYIMEHDTCIERHSSKIGRVLMFSVLAIAVGAGVAGYIFYKYRLRSYMDSEIMAIMSQYMPLDNNHQNDQVVHHEAEVPLRQSSV; via the exons ATGTCTTCTCTTTTTTTCCTAGTTGTACTTTGTTTCTTGATAGTATCGAAGGTTGTTGTAACTGAGGCAAGATTTATAGTGGAGAAGAATAGTATAAGTGTTCTGTCACCTTATTCTATGCACTCAAAACATGATGCTTCTATTGGTAATTTTGGTGTTCCTGATTATGGTGGTTCTTTAGTTGGAACTGTTGTTTATCCTAAGAAAGGTGCTAATGGTTGCACTTCTTTTGGTGGTGATAAGCCCTTCAAGTCTAAGGGTCATCGTCCTAATATTCTTCTTCTTGATCGTGGag actGCTATTTTGCTTTGAAGGTCTGGAATGGCCAACAGGCTGGAGCAGCTGCGGTTCTAGTTGCTGATAGCATAGAAGAGCCTCTTATAACTATGGATTCTCCTGAAGAAAGCTCGGATGCCGATGGATACATCGAGAAGATTGGAATTCCATCCGCTTTAATCGGAAAGTCCTCTGGCGACATACTAAAAGAAGCTCTGAATAAAGGAGAAGAAGTCGTGATTAAAATGGATTGGACGGAGTCAATGCCGCACCCTGATCAGCGAGTAGAATATGAGCTGTGGACTAATAGCAATGACGAGTGCGGGGTCCGTTGTGATGAGCAGATGAATTTCATTAAGAACTTCAAGGGACATGCTCAGATACTTGAAAAGGGCGGTTATACTATGTTCACGCCTCATTATATTACTTGGTACTGTCCTGAAGCTTTCATTCTTAGCAGCCAGTGCAAATCTCAGTGCATAAATCACGGGAGATATTGTGCTCCTGACCCGGAGAAGGATTTTGGGGAAGGGTACCAAGGGAAGGATGTCGTATTTGAGAACTTGAGGCAGCTCTGCGTGCACAGAGTTGCAAATGAGAGTAACCGTTCTTGGGTTTGGTGGGACTATGTGACGGATTTCCATATTAGATGTTCAATGAAGCAAAAGAGATACAGCAAAGAATGTGCTGAGGAGGTCATGAAATCACTTG ATCTACCTGTTGACAAGATACAGAAATGCATGGGGGATCCAGAGGCTAATGTAGAAAATGAAGTGCTAAAGACTGAGCAAGACCTCCAG GTTGGTCGAGGACCTCGTGGTGATGTGACAATATTACCAACAATGGTCATCAATGATGTTCAATATCGAG GAAAATTGGAGAGGACTGCTGTTTTGAAAGCCATATGTGCTGGATTTAAGGAAACAACTGAACCCTCGATATGTTTAAGCGGAG ACTTGGAAACCAATGAATGCCTAGAAAGGAATGGTGGCTGTTGGAGGGATGCAAAATCTAACATAACGGCCTGCAAG GACACTTTTAGAGGAAGAGTTTGTAAGTGCCCTTCAGTGAACGGCGTTCAGTATAAAGGAGATGGATACAAATCTTGCAAAG CCATTGGACCTGGAAGGTGTATGGTAAACAATGGAGGATGCTGGTCAGAAACCAAAAATGGAGAAACATTCTCAGCATGTTCA GAGGGAGACCTATCAGGCTGTAAGTGTCCGTTTGGTTTTAAAGGGGATGGCCATAAATGTGAAG ATGTAGATGAATGCAAGGAAGGAATTGTTTGTCAGTGTGATGGCTGCAGCTGTAAGAACACATGGGGCGGATACGATTGCAAGTGTACAGGAAATCAACTGTACATAATGGAGCATGATACCTGTATAG AAAGGCACTCATCAAAGATCGGACGGGTCCTTATGTTCTCTGTCCTCGCCATAGCAGTGGGTGCTGGTGTAGCTGGTTACATCTTTTACAAATATAGACTTCGG TCATACATGGACTCGGAGATTATGGCCATCATGTCACAGTACATGCCGCTTGATAACAACCATCAAAATGATCAGGTTGTGCATCATGAAGCTGAAGTACCTCTACGACAGAGCTCGGTATGA